CATATTTTAGAAGCAAAAAGGATCGGAGAGTTGATTTTAGAAGCAAAGAGGGTCGGAGTAGTAACTTAACAGTTTTCATGGTTGAACTGACTTTTTGGAATAGAAACATTTACATATATACACATATGTGCTCTCTCCATCTTGTAACATGTGCTCATGATATAAATTTTTTTTAAGTTCTACTCTTCTTCAATGTGGCCTGCCCAACTCTTTCTTTCAAGCTCCGCCACTCGCTATGACCACATGTTCGGTGCTCCACTGGCCGGCCATGATGGCATCTCTCTAAAACCTGGAGATCAGTGTCATGCGTTTCAGATGAACAAGTTCAATGGTGGCTAATGTTGCATCATCACCAATCAACAAATTTAGCTAGCAGCAATAATTGGTTATCCCAAGAAATTAGAGCCACCGGATGGGAGAAGTAGAAGCTCAGCGGAGAGGCTGGGGTAATCCCCCTTTAAAAAAAGGCTCAGCGGCGCCCAGCCAATAGCCTAGTTCTTCGATGCCTACACTTACACGAGAACGACGCTTATGTCGGACCCAGCTGTCTCCTGTGAACTTCGAGTTGGGCTTCGTTGTCGCTTGGGATGAATGGGCCAGTCTTAGGCTTCTCATGAAATGCCTCATGCAGTAGTTCGTGTGACATTCCCCTCCCCTTTAGATTTGGCTTGACCCCAAGACAATGCTCGAGGGGGCCATGCCTTCAGAGGAATCACGTCTTCCCAAGATGCAAGTGATGCCAGGATGCTGGATCAGTTGATTAGGCTTGCTCTACCTAGTGATGACCCCTCTGCACCTGCATCGATCAGGGATGGTTGTTGATAGCTGGAACCTAAGGAGGACAACATCGAGAATCGGCAGCTCCGGCTGCATGGTAGTGGATGGCGGCATGCCAGCTTGTAGTTGCAGAGACATGTTTGACTGGGTGAATACGAGATTGTTCAGGCAAGTCCATTTTATATGCCAACACGTCCACGTGATGCAAAACCTAAAAGGGACAAAATTGCGAAAAGCTAACTTGTGGTTAGGCGCGGCGCGACGGATGACCAGGCATACAACTAAAACTTTAAATAAACCCAGTCTCGAACAACAAAATACTCTATCCGAGCGACAATAGTCAGCCTTGTCCTTCATTTGTTGTCGACCTTGGTTCAGATGTTGTGCAACCACTAGATCAGTCACTGCCTCGTCAACGATGTTGTTAAGTCCGAATAAGCGAGGCTTGTGCCCGTAGATGGCTTCAAATGGTGTTGATTTAAGGGTGGAGTGGTATGAGGTGTTGTACCCAAATTCGGCCATGGCGAGTCAATCATCCCATTTCTTCGAATAATTGTATCCCATTTCTTCGGATAATTGTGAACAAAGCAACAAATGCAGATTCCAAGCACTAGTTGACTCTCTCTATTGTACCATTAGTTCCAAACACATATTTATATCTTCGGATATAATCTTGAACTGAAAATGACATGGTTTTTTTTTGCTGCCCTTTCCTTTTTTTGAAAACGAAGATGACCCCGGGCCTCTGCATAAGGGAGGCACATATagtcattttattaattattcacaaagtcCTTACAAAGTAATACAACTAAGGCTAAAGTCACCTTGCTGGCAACATCTGTCGCTGCTCCTATAAACTTGATGAAAGGGGGTGCACATGGCTGGGGCTTCTACCCAGACCTCACACCCCATCCTAACATCTAAAACCAGAGGCCTCAACAAAGCCGAGAAGCAGCGCATCGGGGCCACAGACCGGTCCAACGGAGTCTCTGCGGGCACCACATGCGCACGCTGCAAAGGCCGCCGCCACTGACTCCTGCCGATTCATTTTTAGAGTATGCACGAACgccgtcggtgtcaaaaccggcggatctcgggtatggggtcccgaactgtgcgtctaaggctaatggtaacaggaggcgggggtcacaatgtttacctaggttcgggccctctcgatggaggtaataccctacttcctgcttgattgatcttgatgatatgagtattacaagagttgatctaccacgagatcgtagaggctaaaccctagaagctagcctatggtatgattgttgttttTCTATCGACTAGCCTAGCCTCGGTTTATATGATGCActagaggcctaggataacaagtgtcctagccgaatacgccggtgggcAGGAGttcttgtcttgatcaccaactcttgtggaatcttccttgtatgcggcagctgtccgaactggcccatgagtatacggccatggggacctcggcccaatctaacagatcgggagatgacgtggtgagtaccccctgaaccggtcttcaagttagggacgctcctcgattcttccaaactgttcttcatcttcggtcgtcggtcttgaaaactggttcaacaaatcttcccatcttcgatcttgaggatcgccaaaATGCATTCGacgagtttacacgtcgggtatccgaggagcccctgtaagtttccggcctttattaatgccttgttatttttatgccacacctcgggtttgaagttgttcccgggcggcagtgtcctcttgcgtccaagccccaacgccggactgtattcgaggtatattttgcagccgagcaccaacgccgggcTGTATCCGAAGTGTCATAGACCACCTTGGTTctaaaaagttgaaggagtttagctgtgcctaatgccggaaatgccctctatggagccagccactggcgcccgagctttatgccagACTACTTccaaggtggtgcaccaccccgaccgcgggctgattttttgcgaatattttttattggtgcaatttattctctactgagatatatagccagtatatgtatatccagtagacctcaaggtgtgtgtcggtctaaaacccgagatgcacctgaaggaaaacataaaactgctgatcctagtagcccctgagactcaggtcgatttgCGAAATCgtcctgaggatcaactcctagctcggcagcatacgtaggaatagaaacgttgtgtaatatataataaagatcagcgtacgggcccctgagagagggtcctgagaagtcgccgtgatatattagcttgatgccagataggtccagatggtacttattgttgtccgaagacgcgcttTCCCATAATTCGATCAAGCCGAACACTGAGCCCTTTGGAtgttctgcattgaataggcaatgcagtaggccccgagacactggtcgggtggcaacaccagatcaggggatcaatgtgcccctttaatatttataaataatgagcacgaagcccagtagcccccgagccttaatgtgggcacgggtggccgaattaaggatcgatatccagagtaaaatcacagattatgtgtaatgattctatgtatccaagtactttacatcattattttgactccattgcgaccgtttatcagttgaaagtggcccatcgtcggcttctaccccttggtagatactacgcagggtgtttccgcactaacaaaacaacccttagccgacgtctcggtgcccggaggcggttgtgttagcagaaacgaagcaatcagatatgcgggctttataactttcacttagtcataggagccataaacacttcggccaatattatgaacggcccgtcatttaacatagtcattggatcgctgaccagtttacgcttattgtgacagtcagttttcggctttctccactgaggcgcttaaccatgctagctggaagcacaatcacagtggttctcccgttgcgcacctagccgaacaaagcggaacgtaggaggcaagcacaggagccgggcaacccaactattgaccaaaggcgcaattcgaaaccgatgcatatacagcaatgtccgagaatgtttttgccgaatcccTAAATGTGCCCGGCGCCGCACTACTAGActaatgctggaaacacacaaatagtttaaaagtgccataggcttggaaaaccgaaaacttcagtaaaaactggACGCCCGAACTAGATCAAATGTTCGGTGCCAAAtcgaaaattggtcttagaaaaaaagggtgcttctgtcgtgctttatcATGACACATCTTACCTCAAGacctcaagcgggtcagcctacagcttcaacctcctatcccgaaggcggagtacttctcatTAGGCCAGCTTAGCAAACTAAACActagcggctttgagagagaaattaggctccccggctagtgaccacacactcgtgtcgaaaaaaggagtgataaaaaaaattgcaacgactaagaagaagaacacttattataaaacggctcatataaatttaagagcccccaagtgacttgggtaaaagaattttatgtataatgattgtatgtaccaaagtacttatatcatatctgtgttcacccgaactttatacgcgtcttaaccgaccgtcggcttctccctctttgttcaagggccgaaaagtgttatgtactccacctgccgagaatatcgacggtgtttccgataaccaggcaatcaggccataaggctgtaacagacaaagcgcgctcagggaacttattctatattactgacgaagtgtaagaagcatcttcgaagaaaatagtaccctcaccgatacctttcttcggtgtTCATTGTTACTacgagacttgtgcaatagattttttgtactcatgagttccgttgtgtgccgaccataattgaaaacaataagagcgctagctttcggcttcacccagtctgaggtccggctcagatgacccgatcgtgacaatcgcagaggtgctccctttactccctagccgaacaatcgggaacgtaggggtaaatacaggagcgaggcaacccagcttgcaaatcgcttaagtcaatatggtgcatattgtggcgtaatacacgaacaaggaacgaagccgtacaagtataatcatatgcaagaggaaaagcttcataaaggaagcccccaagtaaacggggtatttgaatttgtgtgtcacaaacaaagtttcgacaaggaagtttttcacaagCCACTTTCTGCCAAAAatgtataatgcttggtcgaatcgaacaaaatttaaaactgggAGTTTTTGAGCATCAAAGTGACTTAGCTcgttaatgtgttcggcattgatgacgcggtccgagcttggTGCGGGACAAGGTCTCAGCCCCCAAGCCCGATGTGGCCAAGCGAAGAACTCGGCACTCCGAAGAGATGACATAGCGCGACCAATGCAGGCcgccgaagtccccggcgtggTTTAATgaggtgttgacgaagccccccgtcCAGCCGTGGTATGTCAGTACGCCAAGGTGACAACACAGCCCGACCCgaatcatttacctgtgcacaaaaaatagtgcaaacaggggataataataataatgataaattaaaaaatgttgcataataaataatttatgcaaagtgagtaataaaaggaatatggcctggcgccgaagtcaatgtcgatgtCGGGCGTCGGCGTGATGCGATAAAGGtgtggcaaagcctgaattcacaggtcggtccgagttccggatgcggcgttcgccggactatgtacggaaactgaccgaaccaccacgcgaccgtcgttaatgcggccatcatttgatagacctgtgtaTAGATGATggacaaaccagagtaataattccttgggaaaaataaacccaaacaagcaaaaaatactaggattaatagcacctggtttatttgttgtagcaatccaaagaaaagtgactcccaaaattgggactcgatccgcattctcattgcctgatgggcggtgaagtgacggcatggcgatgctggtaaaggttggctcgccgaggcaaagcccccggtccagctaacaTGACGAAGCCGGTTGACTGGTGAAGCtgaagtctccggagtaggttgatgaagagatggcgaagcccccggtccagccgaggtgttgaagcctcgatgtcagccgatgagtcgaagtaggtcggcgtgatggacatcggcttgaaaaAGCAACAGTGTGGCCTTGCCGATGCAGGTCGTGActcgtgacgtggtcaatgccggcttgatgaagtgaccgtgcgaCGATGCCGgcgtgcccgctccgtgtaatccatggggcggcgatgttggtgatgatttatccttcgcggtGCCGAACTCCTGTTCGGctcgccgagatgatgatccgaagaagttgagctcggctcaacaaagtgacgacgtgtctagcgtaggtcggcagccgtggagcaatattgccggactggtttgacaccagcatgATGGTGCAGATCATGTTCAAAAGATTCTAAAGTTAGTGGGATGTGTTCgggaacaaaacacaataccccgTACAAAACTTTCTTCAAAAAGGATGTCCgaaatcccgttcataaaaaagacgaactcgggtcggattcgttttcgtgcagaaaacagatccgaaaagtgatgcactaatcggaaggttcccgaaGTTTGGAGGATCGGATCGAgatgaaattttgaggggtggtagatataggaattccgcagccgatcaacggttggatcttccaaaggacgtccgagctagaagctggacaccacgccctaaactcgtccagattcccgtccagatttgacagggctccggtatattgcggattgccagagattcctccatcggaactcgacgaaattctccagggttgttgtagactcaattccgcacaattccaccgaagcaGTCGTTAAAACGACATttgaggaggcggtggcggcggatacaagtttgctgtccagaaaaacaacacggtcgcccgagggcaatgtcgACGTTGATCCCCCGGGCTccctggatgattcctccatgctCTTGATAGAGAttggagttgatgttgatgaaggtcCTCATCCGAACATGATGATCGGAGGTAGGGAGCAGTCCTCGGTCCAGCCAAGGTGACCAGCCGAGCCGGTGACAAAGAAGCCGACGTCGCAGTCGATCTGCagtcgagccattgatccttttgccgatcacacagcggagctctcaatgaaagcaccaatgtcggtgtcaaaaccggcggatctcgggtagggggtcccgaactgtgcgtctaaggctaatggtaacaggaggcgggggacagaatatttacccaggttcgagccctctcgatggaggtaatactctactttctgcttgattgatcttgatgatatgagtattacaatagttgatctaccacgagatcgtagaggctaaaccctagaagctagcctatggtatgattgttgtttttctatcgactagcctggcctcggtttatataatgcaccagaggcctaggataacaagagtcctagccgaatacgccggtggggaggagtccttgtcttgatcaccaagtcttgtgtatgcggcagctgtccgaactggcccatgagtatacggccatggggttcctcggcccaatctaacagatcgggagatgacgtggtgaataccccctagtccaggacaccgtcaaacGCATTCACCTTTCCAGGCCTGACGTCAACGATGCAATGACGCAAGACAGGGCCACCTCCCTATGCTCATCCAACCTAAAGCAACTTTCGTTGAGACCCTACTGCGCCACGCCATCGAGACTCCGCGTCATTGATGTGTCACGTGAAACACACACCACCTCAGAAACGTTCCACTGGTCCCTCGAGTCGATGCACACCTCCAAGAATGATGCCCCCAACGGGGAAATGACACAAACCTTTCCCCTTGCTCAAGGAGAGACATCGGCATTCCGGCATTCCAAAAGACAGTAAAGAGATCGGAGAGCCCACAACATACAACAAAACCAATTCACCAGTACAAAACCAACCAGGTAGAGAGTTTAAATATTGTATGGGGCGGCAGCCCAGCGGACTCAACCGGGTATAGAGTTGACAGAGACATTGACACATCACAAAATGTTTTTTTGAAGACTTGCGAGACTGGAGTTCTTACGCAAGATTCCTCATGTTATTTCATAATCGCTCTCCAAAGCCAGACACCTATTGAACATTGTATACATCTGGAGAGATACATACACCCCGTCATGGGAGGGATCACATGGAGCTACGCTCTTTTTCCTTCCATAGCTACTAGTTAGGACCATAGGCTGCGATCTGCTCCTCCAGCTTCATCAAAAGAACAATAGATTAATTATTACGACATTTCTAAGGTACATATTGGTGGCCAAGTCACAAGGTTTCACAAATCATCCATGTTACAAGGTGGTTGATATCTTATTCCAGTATTTGGCTAAGCTTAATTTACGGTGAGAAACAAAGAAATTATATTGCTTAGAACTACCTCATACAGCTACTGAATCGTGATGACACAAATTAAGACATAAACGTTTTAGATACCTCGGAAACCAAACAGTATATCTAGATAAATATCAATAGCAGCAAGAATGAGATCAAGTTCTTTATTTTTTTTATCTTAAAGGAACCATGTCCGATCTTTAGATTATGATACTAGTAAGAAGTTGGAAGTCAAAGCCAACATACGCATATAAGGGGCTACCTGCATCATAGCCTCGAACTTGCTGCGCACTTCACAGAACTCATTCCAAGCAAGAGCCAACGCCATGAGGCATCTGGAATAATGCAATCATACCACGCAGTCAAATTCTGGACAGAGTAATCAAGTGAACTGAACTAACAGTGGTTCGGAAAGCATAACCTCTGTCTGAAAAAAAAACTCTAGCCATCTCAGACATAGTCATGCTATAAACATAAGTCTAGAACTATACAGTAGAATAATTGAAGAGGCATATTTAGATAATGAACCAAGTAATATCATCATATGGTTGCAAATGAAGTGAATGAGCAGGTTAGGGCTATGAGCTAAATATAGATGGTGTTGGTAATAATGATTGTGCAACATATACAATAAGGTACTAAGTACTGACCTTTCTTTGCTTCTTGGCTCATAGAACCGACGGAATTGCATGCAGGAGAGGTTCACTTTCTTAGCACCAACACTGGTACATACACAGAAGAGTAAGATCAGGACACTAAGGATTTTTCATGCTTATTAAACGCTATTGTGGCATGTTGATCAACATAACCATACAAGCGATATCATAATAATATTGTGAAGGAGCCATTTCCTATCAAGGTTGTCAGACACAATATATTGTTTGATTAATCCAAAAAATAAATACCATTAGCATTTAATGTGATAGTAGATCAGTAGTACTAGAGATATATACAACACGTCAAAGTTTCACTTGCCAAGCCATCACGTTGGCACGAATATCAACAATTACATTACACAGCACACAACTAAATCCGGCTCTTCTAATTATTGCTATATGACAGCACGATCGACATGAGCCACATGCCCATGACGTACACACCCCATGCCAAATTGCCAACACATTGGAAAAGAAACAACATCGATATAGTGGACAACCAGCAAAATGACCATTGATGTTACATAGAATATAGCAAATCATGGATACCAGAAATGTTTGCAGAACCAGAATTTTTATTGCCGTCCTATAATATTCCATTAGCTAACTAATAGATTCGTTAGTATTATAGCAAAAGTGTCCGCAAGACGACAAAGTGTTCCCTGCAGAGCAATAGCATTGCCGTTGGCAGGAATAACGACAATTGTGCGTGTAACACAACTAAACTCAGCTCTTATGCTTGAGTGTATACGACAGCTGCAAACGAcaccaccccgataaaccagaaAAACTACCATGGGTGTTACGCATAATAGCAAATGATTAATTCGGGTACATCTGTTATATGGAGCACAGCTAAATTCGGCAACTATAATTATGGCTACACGACAACGCAGACACCACGAACGGCATGCCCATGACAAACACGTCTTAATCACACGATATGGATGCAACAAAGAAACAACCATATGTACAGTTAATACTGAGCAGGGAAAGAAAGGGTTTATCATCATTATACCTGTAGCTGCACCCCTTGAGCTGACGCACGAGGACGTCCACAATGTCGTAGTCCACCACAGGTTGGTTCCTATGGATCGCAAAGCAGAGAAGACAATATGGATGAGTACCCGAGCGAGCCCAGATAACAGAAGCAGAGGAAGAGAGGAGGGATTGGGGGCGGACAGCAGGCCGGCGATGTCGTTGAGGATCCTCTTGGTGTCTTTGATGAAGAGGTTGATCATCTCGGTGACGTAGCCCAGGGCTGCGGTGCCATTCTCTTCCATCGACCGCAGTTGCTGGAAATTCTCGTCCAGCATGCCCTAGATGAATCACATGACAAGATCGAAGGCGAAGATGAACTAGGAGAGTCAGCCAGCCACCGGAACAACCACACGGCCGAGGTGTACATGGGATGGGATGACGACGGGATGGACTCACCGTGGTGAACATGGATGTGACAAGGTAGTCTAGCCGGGCCCTGATCGCGGCAGCTGCCATTGTTGAGGATGTGATGGAGCGGATCTGGGGCGGGATCACCTGCTGATCGGAAGATGTGGCGGAGTAGCCAGGGGATGGAAACCTTTATGTGGCTGGACGCACGAGACTCTCCCACTGAAGCGTTTGGCGGCGAGTGCTACGTTACCTATACTTGCTTGTCCATTAACGGGCGAGCTTTGGAGCCTTGGAGATGGCGTGCGTGCAGTGCATGAATGTGCAGCTAGATGGTCTGGAGATGGAGTGTAGGGCATCTTCTTTGGATGGTTCTGTCGTTCGTCTGCTATACTCTTGTTTTACTTTTGTGTGTGTGAACTGTGTGGTTGCCGTGCCTAGCTCCTGCgtggttttccttttcttttgaGCACAAAAATGCTTTCTGCGTGGGT
This genomic window from Aegilops tauschii subsp. strangulata cultivar AL8/78 chromosome 4, Aet v6.0, whole genome shotgun sequence contains:
- the LOC109774347 gene encoding histidine-containing phosphotransfer protein 2-like, producing the protein MAAAAIRARLDYLVTSMFTTGMLDENFQQLRSMEENGTAALGYVTEMINLFIKDTKRILNDIAGLLNQPVVDYDIVDVLVRQLKGCSYSVGAKKVNLSCMQFRRFYEPRSKERCLMALALAWNEFCEVRSKFEAMMQLEEQIAAYGPN